The Gemmatimonadota bacterium genome contains the following window.
TTTCGAATCTCATAGCCAAGCCAGTAATTTCCAGCGGCGACCCACGTTGAATCCGGGAAGAACCGGTCTCCTGCTCCCCCTGCACGCCCTCCCGATAGCCACTGCGCGTTAAAGGAAGTCTGAAACGCGAAGTTATTGCTGAATCGCTTCTGGAAACCCAGTTCAATTCCCTTGATATCCTCATATCTGATACTCAGGTTGACACGGATCTGCTCGGTTCTCCCCGTGCCGGGATCCTGCCAGATCGTCGTCTCGCCGCCCGTTGTACCAGTAGATAACTGATTATCTACCGTTTTGTAGTAGGCGGTTAGCGATAAAGTATAGTCCGAAACCACGTTCCAGTCGGTTCCCACTTCAAAACTGGTGGTTTTCTCGGGCGGTGTCGCCATGTTTCCAACGCCGATCTGGTTTTCCTTTCCGAGATCATTGAACCTCTCCTCGGGATCGATCTGTCCGTTGCTGTTGATGTCGATGTCGGGAAAGCTCCCCACCCAGACCTGCCGATTCATCGTCCAGAGATTCGGAAATTTGTAAAATCTCCCATAGAAAAACCGGATGGTGCTTGCAGCGGTGATGGGATGTGAAACACCCAATCGAGGGCTGAACGCGATTTTGGCATCGGCGTCTGCCCGTGGTGCGTTTCGAAAATGTCGGAGTTTGTTGTACATAGGTGATGTTTCAAAAGATGGAACTGCGGAGCCTTTTTCTCCATTGTGGAATCCATCCAGGCGAACGCCTGCATTGACGATCATGCCGCTGAATTCCATCTTATCTTGCAAATAGAGTCCCCACTGAAAAGGGTTGATTCCCCGCTGAAAGTTTCCATCTGAAGCCCCATCTTTTGAGTAAAAGGCAACGACGCGGCGGGATTCATTTTCTCCAATCTCCCCAAATGCCCAGGCGTCGGAATAGATGAAGTCAACCCCGGCCTTGACCAGATGCCCCCTCGTGATCTGGCTGGAAATATCGAACTTGACGTTGTAACGCGCCCGCGCTGAAATTTCGTAGGCACGCACGTCGCGCGACAGGTTGAAGTACCCAGCCGCATCCCTGCGCAGGGGCTGGGTCGCTGCGGGAATATCGCTGGTATCCTGTTTGGAAAAAGAGCGCGATATTTTGGCTTCATAGAATGTCTTTGGACTCAAGGTATGGGTCAAAGAGACGTAGATCAAACTCTCACTATCCGTGAACCGTCCCGCAGAACTTCCTTCCGGTAGAAAGACGTTTCTCCCACCGTCTCCCAGGCCTCGGATAGCACCGGCCGTAGCGCTTCTGCCCAAACTGGTGCCGTTGTTCCACCCTTTGCTCCAATGGTAGAATCCGCCGAGCTTGAACTTTACATTGTCTGACATATTGTAATTTAGCTTGACTGTATTGCGGGTATTTCCCGGGGTGTGCGAAGAAGAGGAAGGAAACGAACGGGAGGATCGATCAAAGCGCGTGCTGACGAATAGCCCGGCGTCAGGCGTAAGTGGTCCAGATAGATTCGCCTCTATGAAATGGCCTGCTGCATCGGTATAATCGATCCGCTGGTGAATAGTTTGTCCCGTTTCGGGATCCGTCTCATTTTCCCAGGCGGCATCTCCCCACTTCAAGTTATCTCTAAACTGAGGGGCGTCGTAAACGTCGTTGCCCCAGTGTTTTTTGCCCGAAGGATCAAATTTGTACTCCAATCGTCCCGAATAGTTTTCCCCGGCCTCCCGAGTGACCAGATTGATGATACCGGCCTGGGCATTGCCATATTCTGCCTCCCATCCTCCGGTCAATATGGTGAGTTCCTGGACAGCCGATGTGTTTTGAAACTGGAAACGGTCAAATGCACCCACGCCATCGGTGGTCACAATGGGGATTCCATCTATGTAATAGGTCACATCCGCGGCACCAGTTCCGCGAATCATGTCGTTTCCCTCCGGCAAAACGCCGGGCTGTAAAGCGAGGAGTTCAGAGACGCTTCTGATGATGGGAAGTGACTCGATATCCTCTGATCCCATGATGTATTTGCTGGTGGTTTTGTCCGGCTCCACGGGTGGACGCTCGGCAATCACAATCAGTTCTGTGGCCTGTAGAGCTATTTCCTCCAGCGCGAAATCGACCGTCGTAGTCAGGTCAACGGCGACTTTTACATCGGTTTGAGAGATCGTTCCATAGCCCACCAGAGATGCAGTCAGTGTGTGCACCCCAGGTGGTACGGTAAGAATAAAATAAATTCCATCGGCGTCTGTGGTAGCCCCCAAACGCATCCCTTTGACAACCACATTGGCTCCGGGAAGCGGTTGTCCCTGCGCATCTCTGACAGTACCGGAAATCTTTCCCGTAGTGGCAGCGAATGTCAAATCAGCGCCAAACAGAACCAGACTCAGCGTCATGCACCACAGGAGAATTCGTTTTGATTCTCGCATATTGTGTTCCCCCTAAAAGTAGGTCTTCACGCGAATGCCCAGATCCAGCGCATGGAAGGGAAATACCTGCTTCAATCCCCACGCCTCCATGGGGCGCAACTGACCTATGATAATGTGGTATCGACCACGCAAATCAAGGGCGAATCGATCGGATGTATAGAAAGCAACGCCCAGACCGAAATTGATACCGACAGTTGTTCGGACATCCCCGTCGGATTCCAGAACAATGCTGGTGTTCAACGAGTTACCCGTTTGTCCTGGAAAGATCAGCCCTGTTTCAGTAGTACGATAGTGATACATACCGCTCCCGAATGTGAAATAAGGCCGAGCCTTTTGGTCGTTGAGTTGCTTGCCAAAAAAGAAGACGCCGTTGACCAGGAAGCTGTGAAAACGCATTTTGGACTTCGCGTTGGGACTTTTGTAAGACTGAAGATCTGTGGTACCGGTAGGCGCCCACATAAACTCGGCATCCTCCAGAGTCCCACCGTCAAACCGGGCGTGGTGGTATTCGTACTCCACCTCTATCCGCGCATGGCGATGATACACAATATTGACCCCGAATTGCGGGGCCTGTGTAAACCAGGTTCGGAGTCCCAGTACAGGCAGGTTCACGCTAATATTCCCCGCGACGCCCACTCGAGGGGTAAAGTCCTGGGCGAATGAGATTCCCCCCAGGGCCAACACGAGAACTCCGCCAAACAAAATACTTCGGAATCGAATCATAAACGCCTCCTCTCGGATTTGGTGTAATCAGGATGAGTCCACATCTATCGCGACTATTGTAGCTATGTTAAACGCGATATCACCTCCTTTGTCTATGTTTACTCAAAAGGTGTCTGCTTTCTAACGCAATGGCCTGTAGCAAAAACTGGTAGAGGGTATCGTATTCGCCGGGACCGATGATACAGTAGAAAGCCCCAACTCGCCTGGCCTCTATTTCCCGCTGGATAGAATGTTTATAGGTAGCCAGGATGACGATTATATCTGGCACTGTGGATTTGATATTTCTGATTAGATCCACTGCCTGCATATCCTGGAGACGGTCGTCTATCACGGCAATTTCTACAGGAGTACTCACAATCATATCCAGACATGCCTGCCCGGAACGCACTTGAGTCTGTTCCACAGGTTCGCCAGACAGAAGATTTTTCACGTCCCAGACCAAC
Protein-coding sequences here:
- a CDS encoding TonB-dependent receptor, producing MRESKRILLWCMTLSLVLFGADLTFAATTGKISGTVRDAQGQPLPGANVVVKGMRLGATTDADGIYFILTVPPGVHTLTASLVGYGTISQTDVKVAVDLTTTVDFALEEIALQATELIVIAERPPVEPDKTTSKYIMGSEDIESLPIIRSVSELLALQPGVLPEGNDMIRGTGAADVTYYIDGIPIVTTDGVGAFDRFQFQNTSAVQELTILTGGWEAEYGNAQAGIINLVTREAGENYSGRLEYKFDPSGKKHWGNDVYDAPQFRDNLKWGDAAWENETDPETGQTIHQRIDYTDAAGHFIEANLSGPLTPDAGLFVSTRFDRSSRSFPSSSSHTPGNTRNTVKLNYNMSDNVKFKLGGFYHWSKGWNNGTSLGRSATAGAIRGLGDGGRNVFLPEGSSAGRFTDSESLIYVSLTHTLSPKTFYEAKISRSFSKQDTSDIPAATQPLRRDAAGYFNLSRDVRAYEISARARYNVKFDISSQITRGHLVKAGVDFIYSDAWAFGEIGENESRRVVAFYSKDGASDGNFQRGINPFQWGLYLQDKMEFSGMIVNAGVRLDGFHNGEKGSAVPSFETSPMYNKLRHFRNAPRADADAKIAFSPRLGVSHPITAASTIRFFYGRFYKFPNLWTMNRQVWVGSFPDIDINSNGQIDPEERFNDLGKENQIGVGNMATPPEKTTSFEVGTDWNVVSDYTLSLTAYYKTVDNQLSTGTTGGETTIWQDPGTGRTEQIRVNLSIRYEDIKGIELGFQKRFSNNFAFQTSFNAQWLSGGRAGGAGDRFFPDSTWVAAGNYWLGYEIRNGQEVPIPLTQDELREIGSKANQLLRDIQAGGGPSKGAAGPNEHFLAAIEKEPGIWAITPILSELNIGGIRGRDRTAFGSVAFLYRTPSDWGPKVGEAGLFGNIQANMIYRMQTGSRFEYSLPEGGVEERNEPLRTWVDLNAQKTFYGLRDRFDATLFVETYNLFNQKDRRVNNFDYIQWGLRRPIPTDQLYRDFGDPNDRAFLGSPRQVHLGLRLSF
- a CDS encoding outer membrane beta-barrel protein: MIRFRSILFGGVLVLALGGISFAQDFTPRVGVAGNISVNLPVLGLRTWFTQAPQFGVNIVYHRHARIEVEYEYHHARFDGGTLEDAEFMWAPTGTTDLQSYKSPNAKSKMRFHSFLVNGVFFFGKQLNDQKARPYFTFGSGMYHYRTTETGLIFPGQTGNSLNTSIVLESDGDVRTTVGINFGLGVAFYTSDRFALDLRGRYHIIIGQLRPMEAWGLKQVFPFHALDLGIRVKTYF
- a CDS encoding response regulator translates to MTLNPCQIHCLNFCPDCHEGYTLDRRILIVSEDSQLVWDVKNLLSGEPVEQTQVRSGQACLDMIVSTPVEIAVIDDRLQDMQAVDLIRNIKSTVPDIIVILATYKHSIQREIEARRVGAFYCIIGPGEYDTLYQFLLQAIALESRHLLSKHRQRR